The following proteins come from a genomic window of Mycobacterium sp. DL:
- a CDS encoding o-succinylbenzoate synthase — MRVRFRGITTREVALIDGPAGWGEFGAFLEYEPAEAAHWLAAGIEAAYRPLPQTRRDRIPINATVPAVPAGDVAGVLARFPGAGTAKVKVAEPGQTLAEDVARVNAVRAVVPAVRVDANGGWSVEEAVTAAGALTADGALEYLEQPCATVPELAEVRRRVDVPIAADESIRKADDPLLVVRSGAADVAVLKVAPLGGVYTMLSIAGQIDIPIVVSSALDSAVGIGAGLIAAGCLPDLPYACGLGTGGLFVEDVAGPVTPVDGYLPAATVTPDPARLAALAAPPDRRQWWIDRVRACFPLLS, encoded by the coding sequence ATGCGGGTGCGCTTCCGCGGTATCACCACCCGCGAGGTGGCGCTGATCGACGGCCCCGCAGGCTGGGGCGAGTTCGGAGCGTTCCTCGAATACGAACCGGCCGAGGCCGCGCACTGGCTGGCCGCCGGGATCGAAGCGGCCTACCGGCCGCTGCCGCAGACCCGCCGTGACCGCATCCCGATCAACGCGACCGTGCCCGCCGTTCCTGCCGGGGACGTCGCCGGGGTGCTGGCCCGGTTCCCCGGCGCGGGCACCGCGAAGGTGAAGGTCGCCGAACCCGGGCAGACACTGGCCGAGGACGTGGCCCGGGTCAACGCCGTGCGCGCCGTGGTGCCTGCGGTGCGTGTCGACGCCAACGGCGGCTGGAGTGTCGAGGAGGCGGTCACCGCCGCCGGGGCGCTGACCGCCGACGGCGCGCTGGAGTACCTCGAACAACCCTGCGCAACCGTGCCCGAACTCGCCGAGGTCCGTCGCCGCGTCGACGTCCCGATCGCTGCCGACGAGAGCATCCGCAAAGCCGACGACCCGCTGCTGGTGGTGCGATCCGGTGCCGCTGACGTCGCGGTGCTCAAGGTCGCGCCGCTGGGCGGGGTGTACACGATGCTGAGCATCGCCGGGCAGATCGACATCCCGATCGTGGTCTCCAGCGCCCTGGACTCCGCCGTCGGCATCGGCGCCGGGCTGATCGCTGCGGGGTGCCTGCCCGACCTGCCGTATGCGTGCGGCCTGGGCACCGGCGGGTTGTTCGTCGAGGACGTCGCCGGGCCGGTCACGCCGGTGGACGGGTATCTGCCTGCGGCGACGGTGACGCCCGACCCGGCCCGCCTCGCCGCGCTCGCGGCTCCGCCCGATCGCAGGCAGTGGTGGATCGACCGCGTCAGGGCCTGCTTCCCGCTGTTGTCCTGA
- a CDS encoding helix-turn-helix domain-containing protein, whose product MPRTVLILGFEGVQALDMVGPFEVFTGASMYVTTHGAGDGYAVRVVSVDGTAVSTGTGLTLVADPLPEPGEPVDTVVLPGGFGTDMARRDPVLIDWIATTAAHARRVVSVCTGAVLAAQAGLLDGCVATTHWAFAPHMAAEFPSVTVDPDPIFVRSSQKVWTAAGVTAGIDLALSLVEDDYGTEAAQTVARYLVMYLRRPGGQTQFAAPVWMPRARRTPIRDVQEAIESEPGGAHSVAELASRASMSPRHFTRVFTDEVGEAPGAYVERIRTEAARRQLEESDDTVTVIAARCGFGSAETLRRNFVRRLGISPDQYRKTFA is encoded by the coding sequence ATGCCCCGCACCGTGCTGATCCTCGGCTTCGAGGGAGTACAGGCACTCGACATGGTGGGCCCGTTCGAGGTGTTCACCGGGGCGTCGATGTACGTCACCACCCACGGCGCGGGCGACGGTTATGCCGTCCGCGTGGTCTCGGTCGACGGCACTGCGGTCAGCACCGGCACCGGGCTCACACTGGTCGCCGATCCACTGCCCGAGCCCGGCGAGCCCGTCGACACGGTGGTGCTCCCCGGCGGGTTCGGCACGGATATGGCGCGCCGCGATCCGGTGTTGATCGATTGGATCGCCACGACGGCCGCGCACGCCCGCCGGGTGGTGAGCGTCTGCACCGGAGCGGTCCTGGCCGCCCAAGCCGGCCTGCTCGACGGCTGCGTGGCGACCACACACTGGGCCTTCGCTCCTCACATGGCTGCCGAATTCCCCTCTGTCACAGTCGATCCCGACCCGATTTTTGTCCGAAGCTCGCAGAAGGTCTGGACCGCTGCGGGCGTGACCGCCGGCATCGACCTTGCCTTGTCGCTGGTCGAGGACGACTACGGCACCGAGGCCGCGCAGACCGTCGCGCGCTACCTGGTCATGTATCTGCGACGGCCGGGCGGGCAGACGCAGTTCGCAGCACCGGTCTGGATGCCGCGTGCCCGGCGGACGCCGATCCGCGATGTCCAGGAAGCGATCGAGTCCGAACCCGGCGGCGCGCACAGTGTCGCCGAATTGGCGAGTCGCGCGTCGATGAGTCCGCGGCACTTCACCCGGGTGTTCACCGACGAGGTCGGCGAGGCCCCCGGGGCCTACGTCGAACGGATCCGCACCGAAGCGGCCCGTCGCCAGCTCGAGGAGAGCGACGACACCGTGACGGTGATCGCCGCGCGTTGCGGCTTCGGCTCGGCGGAGACGTTGCGCCGCAACTTCGTTCGACGCCTCGGCATCTCGCCGGACCAGTACCGCAAGACATTCGCCTGA
- a CDS encoding DJ-1/PfpI family protein — translation MQVAIMLYPGYTALDFIGPYESLRWLPDTEVRFVWHEPGPIAADSAVLLIGATHSFDETHSPDIVLIPGGFATMEHARDEKVLDWVRRAHQTSTWTTSVCSGSVILAAAGLLDGKRATSHWAALPVLRTFGAQPVGDERIVPAGDKIVTCAGVSAGIDLGLWLAGRIGGEAKAKAIQLSMEYDPQPPFDSGHMSKASASTKALATAMMGREMAKPAALAASTGLLWDAAVRAVRSRRDKRPAPR, via the coding sequence ATGCAGGTCGCGATCATGCTGTACCCGGGTTATACCGCGCTGGACTTCATAGGTCCCTACGAGAGCCTGCGCTGGCTGCCCGACACCGAGGTCCGCTTCGTCTGGCACGAGCCAGGTCCGATCGCCGCGGACTCGGCGGTGCTGCTCATCGGCGCCACGCATTCCTTCGACGAAACGCACTCTCCCGACATCGTTCTGATCCCCGGCGGGTTCGCCACGATGGAACACGCCCGCGACGAGAAGGTGCTCGACTGGGTGCGGCGCGCTCATCAGACGTCGACGTGGACGACGTCGGTGTGCTCGGGATCGGTGATCCTCGCCGCAGCAGGGCTGCTGGACGGCAAGCGGGCCACCTCGCACTGGGCGGCGTTGCCGGTGCTGCGCACCTTCGGCGCACAACCCGTCGGCGATGAGCGGATCGTGCCCGCCGGCGACAAGATCGTCACCTGCGCGGGCGTGTCGGCCGGCATCGACCTCGGGCTGTGGCTGGCGGGCCGCATCGGTGGTGAGGCCAAGGCCAAGGCCATCCAGCTGTCGATGGAGTACGACCCGCAGCCGCCGTTCGACTCAGGGCACATGTCCAAGGCGTCGGCGAGCACCAAAGCGCTGGCCACCGCGATGATGGGCAGGGAGATGGCCAAACCCGCCGCGCTGGCCGCCAGCACCGGCCTGCTGTGGGACGCCGCCGTTCGCGCCGTGCGGTCGCGGCGTGACAAGCGACCCGCCCCCCGCTGA
- a CDS encoding alpha/beta hydrolase, with amino-acid sequence MNLAYDDRGSGEPVVFIAGRGGAGRTWHLHQVPVFTRSGYRCVTFDNRGIGATENAEGFTTETMVGDVADLIEELGLAPARLVGLSMGSYIAQELMVARPELVRSAVLMATRGRHDRTRDFFFTGELALAESGLQLPVEFEAKVRLLESFSPKTLNDDNVVRDWIEMFTMWPQKPTPGMKTQLSIGPNGSRLSAYQNVTTPTLVIGFADDVVLPSYLGREVANAMPNGQFLEIPGTGHLGFIEKPEVVNTAILNFFADSL; translated from the coding sequence GTGAATTTGGCTTACGACGATCGCGGCTCCGGCGAACCGGTGGTGTTCATCGCAGGCCGTGGGGGTGCCGGACGCACCTGGCACCTGCACCAGGTACCGGTGTTCACCCGCTCCGGTTACCGCTGTGTGACCTTCGACAACCGCGGCATCGGCGCCACCGAGAACGCCGAGGGCTTCACGACCGAAACCATGGTCGGTGACGTCGCCGACCTCATCGAGGAACTCGGGCTGGCCCCCGCCCGCCTGGTCGGACTCTCCATGGGCTCCTACATCGCCCAGGAACTGATGGTGGCCCGCCCCGAGCTGGTCCGCTCGGCAGTGCTGATGGCCACCCGCGGCCGCCACGACCGCACCCGCGACTTCTTCTTCACCGGTGAACTGGCCCTGGCCGAGTCCGGCCTGCAGTTGCCGGTCGAGTTCGAAGCGAAAGTGCGCCTGCTGGAGAGCTTTTCGCCGAAGACGTTGAACGACGACAACGTGGTGCGGGACTGGATCGAGATGTTCACGATGTGGCCGCAGAAGCCGACACCGGGCATGAAGACACAGCTGTCGATCGGCCCGAACGGCAGCAGGCTGAGCGCCTACCAGAACGTCACCACGCCGACGTTGGTCATCGGTTTCGCCGACGACGTCGTGCTGCCGTCCTATCTCGGCCGCGAGGTCGCCAATGCGATGCCCAACGGGCAGTTCCTGGAGATCCCCGGCACCGGTCACCTCGGCTTCATCGAGAAGCCCGAGGTCGTCAACACCGCGATCCTGAATTTCTTCGCCGATAGTCTGTAG
- the menD gene encoding 2-succinyl-5-enolpyruvyl-6-hydroxy-3-cyclohexene-1-carboxylic-acid synthase: MNPSTAQARVVVDELIRGGVRDVVLCPGSRNAPLAFALHDADRAGRLRLHVRIDERTAGFLAIGLALAERAPVCIAMTSGTAVANLGPAVVEANYARVPLIVLSANRPYELLGTGANQTFEQLGYFATQVRANVSLGLAPDLRGAPGEFDSLNAQWRSATCRVLVAAKGSRSANAGPVQFDIPLREPLVPGVGEDGAPGLAYAPEGRPDGKPWTFTPPVTFDQPLDIDITPDTVVIAGHGAGVHPNLAHLPTVAEPTAPAAENPLHPFALPLLHPKQVIMLGRPTLHRPVSTLLADPAVPVFALTTGPRWPDVSGNSQATGTRAVTSGAPSADWLRRCAEANSHAVTAVRDQLASHPLTTGLHVAAAVADALRPGDQLVLGASNPVRDIALVGFDATGVKVRSNRGVAGIDGTVSTAIGAALAFERAEAFERAGASESTGGRTIALLGDLTFVHDSSGLLIGPTEPTPKNLTIVVSNDNGGGIFELLEQGDTRYSDVSSRVFGTPHDVDVGALCRAYHVESRQIEVADLADCLGEPFDGMRVLEVKADRSSLRALHASIKATL; this comes from the coding sequence ATGAACCCTTCGACGGCGCAGGCCCGCGTGGTCGTCGACGAACTGATCCGCGGCGGGGTCCGCGACGTGGTGCTGTGCCCGGGCTCGCGCAACGCTCCGCTGGCGTTCGCGCTGCATGACGCCGACCGTGCCGGTCGGCTCCGCCTGCACGTCCGCATCGACGAGCGCACCGCGGGCTTCCTGGCGATCGGTCTGGCGCTCGCCGAGCGGGCGCCGGTGTGCATCGCCATGACGTCGGGCACCGCGGTGGCCAACCTGGGTCCGGCGGTGGTGGAGGCCAACTACGCCCGCGTTCCGCTGATCGTGCTGTCGGCCAACCGGCCCTACGAACTGCTGGGCACCGGCGCCAACCAGACCTTCGAGCAGCTCGGCTATTTCGCCACCCAGGTGCGCGCCAACGTCAGTCTCGGGCTGGCCCCCGATCTGCGCGGGGCTCCCGGCGAATTCGATTCCCTCAACGCGCAGTGGCGCTCGGCGACCTGCCGGGTTCTGGTGGCCGCCAAGGGTTCCCGGTCGGCCAACGCCGGACCGGTGCAGTTCGACATCCCGCTGCGCGAGCCGCTGGTGCCCGGGGTCGGTGAAGACGGAGCGCCGGGCCTGGCGTATGCCCCTGAGGGCCGTCCCGACGGCAAGCCGTGGACCTTCACCCCGCCCGTGACGTTCGACCAGCCGCTGGACATCGACATCACCCCCGACACGGTGGTCATCGCCGGTCACGGCGCAGGCGTTCACCCGAACCTGGCGCATCTGCCCACCGTCGCCGAGCCCACCGCGCCGGCCGCGGAGAACCCGTTGCATCCGTTCGCGCTGCCGCTGCTGCACCCCAAGCAGGTCATCATGCTGGGCCGGCCGACCCTGCACCGCCCGGTGTCCACGCTGCTGGCCGACCCCGCGGTGCCCGTCTTCGCGCTGACCACCGGCCCGCGGTGGCCCGATGTGTCGGGGAACTCGCAGGCCACGGGCACCCGTGCGGTCACCTCCGGTGCGCCGTCGGCGGACTGGCTGCGCCGCTGTGCCGAGGCGAACAGCCACGCCGTCACCGCGGTCCGCGATCAGCTCGCGTCGCATCCGCTGACCACCGGACTGCACGTCGCCGCGGCCGTCGCCGATGCGCTACGACCCGGCGATCAGCTGGTCCTGGGCGCATCGAACCCGGTCCGCGACATCGCGCTGGTGGGCTTCGATGCGACCGGCGTCAAGGTGCGGTCCAACCGCGGGGTGGCGGGCATCGACGGAACGGTGTCGACGGCGATCGGGGCGGCTTTGGCCTTTGAACGAGCGGAGGCCTTTGAACGAGCGGGGGCCTCCGAGAGCACCGGCGGCCGGACCATCGCGCTGCTCGGTGACCTGACGTTCGTGCACGACAGTTCGGGTCTGTTGATCGGGCCCACCGAGCCGACACCGAAGAACCTGACGATCGTGGTGTCCAACGACAACGGCGGCGGCATCTTCGAGTTGCTCGAGCAGGGCGACACCCGGTACTCCGACGTGTCCTCGCGCGTCTTCGGCACCCCGCACGACGTCGACGTCGGTGCGCTCTGCCGCGCCTACCACGTCGAAAGCCGGCAGATCGAGGTCGCCGACCTGGCCGATTGCCTGGGCGAGCCGTTCGACGGCATGCGGGTCCTGGAGGTGAAGGCCGACAGGTCGTCGCTGCGGGCGCTGCACGCATCGATCAAGGCCACTCTGTGA
- a CDS encoding DUF3592 domain-containing protein, producing the protein MNGVRDRLKALWRLIVPHLSGEPGETPGGRIVRRIRIGIVVVACLVTLQSVLLVLGAWRNDQQIERHLGVAEASVLDAGPRRSTIEFVTSDRVTYRPELGVLYPSELEPGMRIYVEYDVNNPDLVRVRDRNAALAIVPAGSIAVVGWVIAGAALGVTAVVERRLDGRELVA; encoded by the coding sequence GTGAATGGTGTGCGTGACCGCCTGAAAGCGTTGTGGCGCCTCATCGTTCCGCACCTCTCGGGTGAGCCCGGCGAGACTCCCGGCGGCCGGATCGTGCGGCGGATCCGGATCGGAATCGTGGTGGTGGCGTGCCTGGTGACATTGCAGTCGGTGCTGCTGGTGCTGGGTGCCTGGCGCAACGACCAGCAGATCGAACGTCATCTCGGGGTTGCCGAGGCCAGTGTCCTCGACGCGGGTCCGCGGCGCTCGACCATCGAATTCGTCACTTCGGACAGGGTCACCTACCGACCCGAGCTGGGCGTGCTGTATCCGTCGGAGCTCGAGCCCGGCATGCGCATCTACGTCGAGTACGACGTCAACAATCCCGATCTGGTGCGGGTCCGGGATCGCAACGCTGCGCTGGCGATCGTTCCCGCGGGATCGATCGCGGTTGTCGGATGGGTGATCGCCGGGGCCGCGCTCGGGGTGACCGCTGTGGTCGAGCGGCGCCTCGACGGTCGCGAGCTGGTGGCCTGA
- a CDS encoding thioredoxin domain-containing protein, translating to MRIFRAAQAIGTLSVLLAMVGCSQQISGTAQRDSTSAPLALSVDGYGIVAGYDDAPARIEIFTEPQCRHCSDLQRDFGDALHYHVNVGSLQITYRPLTFMDDDYDGYSSTVANALFLAAQTPVSGVGPSGSQFQRFVEELWVNQDAGGPAFTPDELRDMASGAGMPDPIANTVARDEEAVDIAEMEDANFGFLFDIDPVQTGTPTVFDLEAGEKLDIYDDDWLDNLVQS from the coding sequence ATGCGGATTTTCAGAGCAGCGCAGGCCATCGGAACCCTGTCCGTGCTGCTCGCGATGGTCGGCTGTTCACAACAGATCAGCGGCACCGCCCAACGGGACTCCACCAGCGCGCCGCTGGCCCTGTCCGTGGACGGGTACGGGATCGTCGCGGGCTACGACGACGCACCCGCGCGGATCGAGATCTTCACCGAACCGCAGTGCCGCCACTGCAGCGACCTGCAGCGCGATTTCGGTGACGCGCTGCACTACCACGTCAACGTCGGCAGCCTGCAGATCACCTACCGGCCGTTGACCTTCATGGACGACGACTACGACGGGTACTCCTCCACGGTCGCCAACGCGCTGTTCCTGGCCGCGCAGACGCCGGTGTCCGGCGTCGGTCCCAGCGGTTCACAGTTCCAGCGCTTCGTCGAGGAACTCTGGGTCAATCAGGACGCCGGCGGGCCTGCGTTCACCCCGGACGAACTGCGCGACATGGCGTCCGGCGCAGGCATGCCCGATCCCATCGCGAACACCGTCGCGCGCGACGAGGAAGCCGTCGACATCGCCGAGATGGAAGATGCCAACTTCGGATTCCTGTTCGACATCGACCCCGTGCAGACCGGCACGCCGACGGTGTTCGATCTGGAAGCCGGCGAGAAGCTCGACATCTACGACGACGACTGGCTGGACAACCTCGTCCAATCCTGA
- a CDS encoding glycosyltransferase family 1 protein: MRVAIVAESFLPNVNGVTNSVLRVIEHLRRTGHEVLVIAPDTPRGQPAADKVYEGIRVHRVPSKMFPKVTSLPLGVPRPRMVGVLRGFDPDVVHLASPALLGYGGLHAARHLGIPTVAVFQTDIAGFAQSYGVGVASRAAWAWNRHLHKRADRTLAPSTSAMEDLAAHGIPRVHKWARGVDVTGFAPSARDDRLRRSWSPDGKPIIGFVGRLAPEKHVERLAAIAHRDDLQIVVVGDGVDRRKLESSLPGAVFTGSLYGGELSSAYASMDVFVHPGEHETFCQAVQEAMASGLPVIAPDAGGPRDLVAPYRTGLLLPVDEFEHKLAESVDHLVAERRRYSVAARRSVLGRTWPVICDQLLGHYEEVVGTRASKVA, translated from the coding sequence GTGCGGGTAGCGATCGTCGCAGAGTCATTCCTCCCGAACGTCAACGGCGTCACCAACTCCGTGCTTCGGGTGATCGAGCATCTGCGCCGCACCGGGCACGAGGTGTTGGTGATCGCCCCGGATACGCCACGCGGGCAACCGGCCGCTGACAAGGTCTACGAGGGAATCCGGGTGCACCGGGTGCCGTCCAAGATGTTCCCGAAGGTGACCTCGCTGCCGCTGGGTGTGCCCCGGCCGCGGATGGTCGGTGTGCTGCGCGGCTTCGACCCCGACGTGGTCCACCTCGCATCGCCCGCGCTGCTCGGCTACGGCGGTCTGCATGCCGCTCGTCACCTGGGGATTCCGACGGTGGCGGTGTTCCAGACCGACATCGCGGGCTTCGCGCAGAGCTACGGCGTCGGGGTGGCCTCGCGCGCGGCGTGGGCCTGGAACCGGCACCTGCACAAGCGTGCCGACCGCACCTTGGCGCCCTCCACCTCGGCGATGGAAGATCTTGCCGCCCATGGCATCCCGCGGGTGCACAAGTGGGCCCGCGGGGTGGACGTGACCGGGTTCGCGCCCTCTGCGCGTGATGACCGGCTGCGACGGTCCTGGTCGCCGGACGGCAAGCCGATCATCGGGTTCGTCGGGCGACTGGCCCCGGAGAAGCACGTCGAGCGGTTGGCTGCGATCGCCCACCGCGACGACCTGCAGATCGTCGTCGTCGGCGACGGGGTCGACCGTCGGAAACTCGAATCATCGCTTCCCGGAGCAGTTTTCACCGGATCTCTCTACGGCGGTGAACTGTCGAGCGCGTATGCCAGCATGGACGTCTTCGTCCACCCCGGCGAGCACGAGACGTTCTGCCAGGCGGTGCAGGAGGCGATGGCTTCGGGCCTTCCGGTGATCGCCCCCGATGCCGGCGGTCCGAGGGATCTGGTCGCGCCCTACCGCACCGGCCTGTTGCTGCCTGTCGACGAGTTCGAGCACAAACTGGCGGAATCGGTGGATCACCTGGTGGCCGAACGGCGTCGCTATTCGGTGGCGGCCCGGCGCAGCGTGCTCGGCCGGACCTGGCCGGTGATCTGCGACCAACTGCTCGGGCACTACGAGGAAGTGGTGGGAACCCGGGCTTCGAAGGTCGCCTGA
- a CDS encoding nitroreductase family deazaflavin-dependent oxidoreductase, translating to MWNAALTHALTEPTRKLAEAALHSRRFARAPISLYRAGLGFVFGSRMLMLEHVGRRTGAKRYVVLEVIDHPDPNTYVVPSGFGERSQWFQNVMAKPEVKVSVARRRSVAGTARRLSTDEADAALQRYIGRHPRAWSSLKEVVQRTLGGRVDPPDTDLPMVELRCR from the coding sequence ATGTGGAACGCTGCCCTGACGCACGCTCTGACGGAGCCGACGAGGAAACTCGCTGAGGCAGCGCTGCATTCGCGTCGCTTCGCGCGAGCACCCATCTCGCTGTACCGGGCCGGTCTGGGCTTTGTGTTCGGATCCCGGATGCTGATGCTCGAACACGTGGGTCGACGCACCGGCGCCAAAAGGTACGTGGTCCTCGAGGTCATCGATCACCCCGACCCGAATACCTACGTCGTTCCCTCAGGTTTCGGCGAACGCTCACAGTGGTTCCAGAATGTGATGGCCAAACCGGAGGTCAAGGTGTCGGTGGCGCGGCGGCGCAGCGTCGCAGGCACCGCCCGTCGGCTCTCCACGGATGAGGCCGACGCGGCGCTGCAGCGCTACATCGGTCGGCATCCGCGGGCGTGGAGTTCGCTCAAAGAGGTGGTCCAGCGCACCCTGGGCGGTCGGGTGGACCCGCCGGACACCGATCTGCCGATGGTCGAGTTGCGCTGCCGATGA
- a CDS encoding SDR family oxidoreductase, translating into MSEKIWFITGTSRGFGREWTIAALERGDKVAATARDVSSLDDLSAKYGDALLPITLDVTDRAADFEAVKAAHDHFGRLDIVVNNAGYGQFGFIEELSEAEARDQIETNVFGALWITQAALPYLRAQRSGHLIQVSSIGGITAFQNVGIYHASKWALEGFSQALAQEIESFGVHVTLIEPGGFSTDWAGPSSKRATPLPDYEEAHAEADAKRAQRMPTPGDPQASARAILKVVDASPPPLRVFFGEKPLQLAKADYESRLATWEQWQPVAVEAQG; encoded by the coding sequence ATGAGTGAAAAAATCTGGTTCATCACCGGCACGTCGCGCGGGTTCGGGCGCGAATGGACGATCGCGGCGCTGGAGCGCGGCGACAAGGTCGCGGCCACGGCGCGCGACGTGTCCTCACTGGACGACCTCAGCGCCAAGTACGGCGACGCACTGCTGCCGATCACCCTCGACGTGACCGACCGGGCGGCCGACTTCGAGGCCGTCAAAGCAGCCCACGACCACTTCGGGCGTCTTGACATCGTCGTCAACAACGCCGGCTACGGGCAGTTCGGCTTCATCGAGGAACTCTCCGAAGCAGAAGCGCGCGATCAGATCGAGACCAACGTGTTCGGCGCCCTGTGGATCACCCAGGCCGCGCTGCCCTATCTGCGCGCGCAGCGCAGTGGTCACCTGATCCAGGTGTCCTCGATCGGCGGCATCACGGCCTTCCAGAATGTCGGCATCTATCACGCGTCCAAATGGGCCCTGGAAGGTTTCTCGCAGGCCCTCGCGCAGGAGATCGAGTCGTTCGGCGTCCACGTCACGCTGATCGAGCCGGGTGGCTTCTCGACCGACTGGGCCGGTCCATCGTCGAAGCGGGCGACGCCGCTGCCCGACTACGAAGAGGCGCACGCCGAGGCCGACGCCAAGCGTGCTCAGCGGATGCCCACCCCCGGCGACCCGCAGGCCTCCGCGCGGGCCATCCTCAAGGTCGTCGACGCCTCCCCGCCGCCGCTGCGGGTGTTCTTCGGCGAGAAGCCGCTGCAGCTGGCCAAGGCCGACTACGAGAGCCGGCTGGCGACCTGGGAACAGTGGCAACCCGTGGCGGTCGAAGCGCAGGGCTGA
- a CDS encoding demethylmenaquinone methyltransferase: MNRASLEKNPHEVASMFDGVARRYDLTNTVLSLGQDRFWRRATRAALKIGPGDKVLDLAAGTAVSTEELAASGAWCVAADFSVGMLAAGAGRSVPKVAGDATRLPFADGVFDAVTISFGLRNVVDHSAGLREMARVTRPGGRLVVCEFSTPTNPLFSTVYKEYLMQALPRIARTVSSNPDAYVYLAESIRAWPDQADLARRIGDAGWTDLRWRNLSGGIVALHAATKPR; the protein is encoded by the coding sequence GTGAATCGGGCGTCGCTGGAGAAGAATCCTCACGAGGTCGCGTCGATGTTCGACGGGGTCGCGCGCCGCTACGACCTGACCAATACCGTGCTCTCGCTCGGCCAGGACCGCTTCTGGCGGCGTGCCACGCGGGCGGCGCTGAAGATCGGACCCGGCGACAAGGTCCTCGACCTGGCGGCCGGGACCGCGGTGTCGACCGAAGAGTTGGCCGCCTCCGGCGCCTGGTGTGTGGCTGCGGACTTCTCCGTCGGCATGCTTGCCGCGGGTGCGGGCCGCAGTGTGCCGAAGGTCGCCGGCGACGCGACCCGACTTCCCTTCGCCGACGGCGTGTTCGACGCGGTGACGATCAGCTTCGGGCTGCGCAACGTCGTCGACCACTCGGCGGGGTTGCGGGAGATGGCGCGGGTGACACGGCCGGGTGGACGGTTGGTGGTGTGCGAGTTCTCGACGCCGACCAACCCGCTGTTCTCCACGGTGTACAAGGAGTACCTGATGCAGGCGCTGCCGCGGATCGCCCGCACGGTGTCGTCCAACCCCGACGCCTACGTCTATCTCGCGGAGTCGATCCGGGCCTGGCCGGATCAGGCGGACCTGGCGAGGCGCATCGGTGACGCGGGTTGGACGGATCTGCGGTGGCGCAACCTGTCCGGCGGCATCGTCGCGCTGCACGCCGCCACCAAGCCCCGGTAG
- a CDS encoding alpha/beta hydrolase fold domain-containing protein → MPHGRHADPDATLGTDPRSDPRMVEAFARFGLDGRMPSSGLTVDSPLEERHAFAAMSEEAIGAIFEALAGDVAGPDGVSSTTTTITGVDGNDITLYISRPAAAAGPLPAILHLHGGGMAIGSATDLCYVRLREHLAATGLVVVGVEFRNSSAKLGSHPFPAGLDDCASAARWVSANHRDLGISHIVASGESGGGNLTLTLAHKAKREGWIDEIAGFYAQCPFISNRWQQDCDDLPSLEENDGYFISREQAALLGSLYEPDGSHADDATCWAAMATDEELRNLPPHVISVNELDPLRDEGLQYYRRLLRAGVPAIGRVVAGTCHGGDLLFGSVMPEVFGASVRDLSGFAHSLA, encoded by the coding sequence ATGCCGCATGGACGCCACGCTGACCCCGACGCCACGCTGGGAACCGACCCGCGGTCAGATCCCCGCATGGTCGAGGCATTCGCCCGGTTCGGTCTGGACGGACGGATGCCCTCGAGCGGGCTGACCGTCGACTCGCCCCTGGAGGAGCGGCACGCCTTCGCGGCCATGAGCGAAGAAGCCATCGGCGCGATCTTCGAAGCGCTCGCCGGCGACGTCGCCGGGCCCGACGGGGTGTCGTCGACCACGACCACCATCACCGGCGTCGACGGCAACGACATCACGCTGTACATCAGCAGGCCCGCTGCCGCGGCGGGCCCGCTGCCGGCCATCCTGCACCTACACGGCGGCGGCATGGCGATCGGCAGCGCGACCGACCTCTGCTACGTCCGGTTGCGCGAACACCTCGCCGCGACCGGTCTCGTCGTCGTCGGGGTCGAATTCCGTAACTCCAGTGCGAAATTGGGCTCGCATCCGTTCCCCGCCGGGCTCGACGACTGCGCTTCGGCGGCTCGATGGGTCAGCGCCAACCACCGCGACCTCGGCATCAGTCACATCGTCGCGTCCGGGGAATCCGGCGGCGGCAACCTGACACTGACGTTGGCGCACAAGGCGAAACGGGAGGGTTGGATCGACGAGATCGCAGGCTTCTACGCGCAATGCCCGTTCATCTCGAATCGGTGGCAGCAGGACTGCGACGACCTGCCGTCCCTCGAGGAGAACGACGGCTACTTCATCAGTCGCGAGCAGGCCGCGCTGCTCGGATCGCTGTATGAACCCGACGGTTCGCACGCCGACGATGCGACGTGCTGGGCGGCGATGGCCACCGACGAGGAACTGAGAAATCTTCCGCCGCATGTGATTTCGGTCAACGAACTCGATCCGCTGCGCGACGAGGGGCTGCAGTACTACCGCAGACTGTTGCGCGCGGGTGTGCCCGCCATCGGTCGGGTGGTGGCGGGTACCTGCCATGGCGGGGATCTGCTGTTCGGCAGTGTGATGCCGGAGGTATTCGGCGCCAGTGTCCGCGATCTCAGCGGGTTCGCGCACTCGCTGGCTTAG